Below is a window of Mycobacterium dioxanotrophicus DNA.
TCGGGCGGTCTGGGCGGCACCGCCAACCAGCAGATGTTGTGGACTCTGGTGGGAGTCGCGGTTTTCGCCGTGGTGGTCATCTTTCTGCACGATCACCGCATGCTGGCCCGCTACGGCTACGTCTGCGGCCTGACAGGCCTTGTGCTGCTGGTGATTCCGGCGATCCTGCCGGCCAAGTACTCCGAGCAGTACGGCGCCAAGATCTGGATTCAGTTCCCCGGCTTCTCGATTCAGCCGGCCGAGTTCTCCAAGATCCTGCTGCTCATATTCTTCGCCGCCGTGCTGGTGGCCAAGCGCGAATTGTTCACCAGCGCAGGCAAGCACGTCCTCGGCATGGATCTCCCCCGGCCGCGCGACCTGGCCCCGCTGTTGCTGGCCTGGATCGCCTCGGTCGGCGTGATGGTCTTCGAAAAGGACTTGGGCGCTTCGCTTCTGCTGTATGCGTCGTTCCTGGCGCTGCTCTACATCGCCACCGAACGCCTCAGCTGGGTGGTGATCGGGCTCGCCCTGTTCGCCGCGGGAAGCGTTGTGGCGTATCACATTTTCGGCCACGTGCGAGTGCGCGTGCAGAACTGGTGGGATCCGTTCGCCGATCCCGACGGCGCCGGCTACCAAATGGTGCAGTCGCTGTTCAGCTTCGCCACCGGTGGCATCTTCGGCACCGGACTCGGCAACGGTCAGCCCGGCACGGTTCCGGAGGCCTCGACCGACTTCATCATCTCCGCGATCGGTGAGGAGCTCGGCCTGGTGGGGCTCGCCGGCGTGCTGATGCTCTACACGATCCTGATCATCCGCGGCATGCGCACGGCCATCGCCGTGCGCGACAGCTTCGGCAAGTTGCTCGCAGGTGGGTTGTCCTCGACGCTGGCGATCCAGTTGTTCATCGTCGTCGGCGGCGTCACCAAGCTCATTCCCGAGAGCGGCCTGACCACGCCGTGGATGTCCTACGGCGGCTCGTCGCTGTTGGCCAACTATGTGCTGCTGGCCATCCTCGTGCGCATCTCGCACGGCGCCCGACGGCCGATCACCACCACCCGGCAGCCCAACGCCACCCCGATCGCCGCGGCCAAAACCGAGGTGATCGAGAAGGTATGAACACCTCGCTGCGCCGTGTTGCCGTCACGATCATGGTGCTGATCGTGCTGTTGTTGGCCAACGCCACCCTGACCCAGGTCTTCACGGCCGACGGGCTGCGCGCCGATCCCCGCAACCAGCGTGTGCTGCTCGACGAGTACTCGCGCCAGCGCGGGCAGATCACCGCCGGGGGACAGCTGCTGGCTTACTCGGTGTCCACCGACAACCGGTTCCGCTTCCTGCGGGTGTACCCCAACCCGCTGGTCTACGCGCCGGTCACCGGTTTCTACTCGCTGGGCTACTCGAGCACCGGGCTGGAGCGCGCCGAGGACACCATCCTCAACGGTTCCGACGAGCGCCTCTTCGGCCGCCGACTCGCCGACTTCTTCACCGGCCGCAACCCGCGCGGCGGCAACGTCGACACGACCATCAAGCCGCAGGTCCAGCAGGCGGCCTGGGACGCCATGCAGAACGGCTGCGACAACGGCCCGTGCAAGGGCTCTGTCGTGGCGCTGGAGCCCTCTACCGGCAAGATCCTGGCCATGGTGTCGTCGCCGTCCTACGACCCCAACCTGCTGGCGTCGCACGACCTGAACGCGCAAGCCGCGGCCTGGGAGAAGCTGCGCGACGACCCGGCCTCACCGCTGCTCAACCGGGCCATCTCCGAAACCTATCCGCCGGGCTCCACGTTCAAGGTCATCACCACCGCGGCGGCCCTGCAGGCCGGTGCCACCCCGGACACCCAGCTGACCTCGGCAGCGCGCACCAACCTGCCGGACAGCACCGCGACGCTGGAGAACTTCGGCGGCGCCCAATGCGGTCCCGGCGCGACGGTGTCGCTGCGCGAGGCGTTCGCCAAGTCCTGCAACACCGCGTTCGTGCAGCTGGGCATCGACACCGGCACCGACAAACTCAAGAGCACCGCGCAGGCGTTCGGCCTGGACACCTCACCGCCGGCCATCCCGCTGCAGGTCGCCGAATCCACCGTCGGACCCATCGACGACGGCGCGGCACTGGGCATGTCCAGCATCGGGCAGCGCGACGTGGCACTGACCCCGCTGCAGAACGCTGTGGTGGCCGCGACCATCGCCAACGGCGGTGTCGCCATGCGCCCCTACCTGGTGGATAGCCTGAAGGGACCCGACCTGGCCACCATCAGCACCACTGCCCCCGCCCAAGAGCGCCGGGCGGTGTCACCGCAGGTCGCCGCTACACTTACGAACTTGATGGTCGGCGCCGAGCAGGTGACGCAGCAGAAGGGAGCCATCGCCGGCGTGCAGATCGCTTCGAAGACCGGTACGGCAGAGCACGGGACTGACCCCCGTAACACTCCGCCGCATGCCTGGTACATCGCCTTTGCACCGGCCACGGACCCCAAGGTCGCGGTCGCGGTGCTGGTCGAGGATGGCGGGGACCGGTTGTCGGCCACCGGCGGCGCACTGGCCGCCCCGATCGGACGTGCCACCATTGCGGCGGCCCTGCGGGAGGGATCATGAGTGACGCTTGCGGGCGGATCGTGAGTTCGCGCGAGCGGATCATCGGTTCGGCATGCGTCAACCGAGTCTGGGAGGTGCACGCATGAGCCCGCGGGTCGGCGTCACGCTGTCGGGCCGGTACCGGCTGCAGCGGCTCATCGCCACCGGCGGTATGGGCCAGGTGTGGGAGGCCGTCGACTCCAGGCTGGGACGCCGGGTCGCGGTCAAAGTGCTCAAGGCCGAGTTCTCGACGGATGCGGAGTTCGTCGAACGCTTCCGCGCCGAGGCTCGCACCGTGGCCATGCTGAACCACCCCGGCATCGCCAGCGTGTACGACTACGGCGAGACAGAGCTGGACGGCGAGGGCCGCACCGCGTATCTGGTGATGGAACTCATCAACGGCGAACCACTGAACTCCGTGCTCAAACGCACCGGCCGACTGTCGTTGCGGCACGCCCTGGACATGCTCGAGCAGACCGGGCGTGCGCTGCAGGTCGCCCACACCGCGGGCCTGGTCCACCGCGACGTCAAACCGGGCAACATCCTGATCACCCCGACCGGACAGGTGAAGCTCACCGACTTCGGTATCGCCAAGGCGGTCGACGCCGCACCCGTCACGCAGACCGGCATGGTGATGGGCACCGCCCAGTACATCGCCCCCGAGCAGGCGTTGGGGCACGACGCCACGGCCGCCAGCGACGTGTACTCACTCGGTGTCGTCGGCTACGAGTCGGTGTCGGGCAAGCGCCCGTTCACCGGTGACGGTGCCCTGACGGTGGCGATGAAGCACATCAAGGAGACGCCGCCGCCGCTGCCCGCCGATCTGCCGCCCAACGTGCGCGAGCTGATCGAGATCACGCTGGTGAAGAACCCGGGCATGCGTTACAAGTCCGGCGGCCCGTTCGCCGACGCCGTCGCCGCCGTGCGCTCCGGCCGGCGCCCACCCCGGCCCAACCAGGCCCCGACGCTGGGCCGCGCCGCACCTGCTGCCGTGCCGTCGGCTGCACAGGCCCGCGCCGCGGCGGATATGACCGGGCGGGCCCCGGCGACCGCTGCGCGACCTCGTACCAACACCGGCACCCATCGACCGGCGCCGGCGCGGCGGACGTTCTCGTCCGGCCAGCGGGCCCTGCTGTGGGCTGCCGGCGTGCTCGGTGCGCTGGCGATCGTGATCGCGATCCTCATCGTGCTCAACGCACAGGACCGCAAAGAACAACAGTCGCCGCCGCCCACGGTCACCAACACGGTGACGCAGACGACGCCCTTCCAGTCGCCCGCAGCGCTGCCGGCGATCGTGCCGCAGCAATCTGCTGCCCCGGAACAGATACTGCAATGACGACCCCTCAGCACCTTTCCGACCGATACGAACTCGGTGAGATCCTCGGCTTCGGCGGCATGTCCGAAGTCCATCTGGCCCGCGACCAGCGCCTGCACCGTGACGTCGCGGTCAAGGTGCTGCGCGCGGACCTGGCGCGCGACCCCAGCTTCTACCTGCGTTTCCGCCGCGAGGCACAGAACGCCGCGGCGCTGAACCATCCGGCCATCGTCGCGGTCTACGACACCGGTGAGGCCGAGACGCCCAACGGGCCGCTGCCCTACATCGTGATGGAGTACGTCGACGGCGTCACACTGCGCGACATCGTCCACAACGACGGGCCGATCCCGCCGCGGCGCGCCATCGAGATCATCGCCGATGCCTGCCAGGCGCTGAACTTCAGCCACCAGCACGGCATCATCCACCGCGACGTCAAGCCGGCCAACATCATGATCAGCAAGAACAACGCTGTGAAGGTGATGGACTTCGGCATCGCCCGCGCGTTGGCCGACGTCAACAGCGTCACGCAGACCGCCGCGGTCATCGGCACCGCCCAGTACCTGTCGCCCGAGCAGGCGCGCGGCGAGTCGGTCGACGCGCGCTCCGACGTGTACTCGCTCGGTTGCGTGTTGTACGAAATCCTCACGGGGGAGCCACCTTTCATCGGTGATTCACCTGTCGCGGTGGCCTATCAGCACGTCCGCGAGGATCCGGTGCCGCCGTCGACGCGGCATCCGGGCATCCCGCCCGAACTCGACGCCGTGGTGCTCAAGGCACTGGCCAAGAATCCCGACAACCGGTACCAGTCGGCGGCGGAGATGCGTGCCGACCTGGTGCGGGTGCACAGCGGTGAGGCGCCGGACGCGCCCAAGGTGCTCACCGACGCCGAACGCACGTCGATGATGACGCAGTCCGGCCCGATGTCGTTCAGCGCGCCGACCGAGCACATGCCCGCACCGATCCAACCCACGGCTGCCGGCCGGGACCGCAACGCCTCGATCGGCCGCTGGCTCATCGCGGTGGCCGTGCTCGCCGTGCTCACGGTGGTGGTGACGGTGGCGATCAACATGATCGGCGACCGCCCCCGCGACGTGCAGGTGCCGGATGTGACGGGCCAGACGGCCGACGACGCGGTGGCTGCGCTGCAGAACCGCGGCTTCCGGACCCACATCGACCGTCAGCCGGACAACACGGTTCCGCCCGAAAAGGTCATCAACACCGATCCGGCGGCCAACGCACAGGCGAGCGCGGGCGATGACGTCGCCATCGTCGTCTCGACCGGGCCGCAGCAGGCGCTGGTGCCGGATGTGACGGGTCTGAGCCCGGCGCAGGCCCGGGACAAGCTCAAAAAGGCCGGCTTCACGAAGACCAAGGAGACGCCCAGCGCATCGACGCCGGAGCAGAAGGACAAGGTCATCGCGACGGTCCCGCCCGCCAACCAGACGGCGGCGATCACCAACGAGATCACCATCGCGGTGGGTTCGGGTCCGGGTAGCAAGCTTGTGCCCGACTGCGCCGGCCAGAGCCCAGAAGTGTGCAAGCAGATCCTCAACGCCGCCGGTTTCCCCAACACGGTGCCGGTCGATGTCGACAGTCCGCAGCCCAAGGGCCAGGTGATCGGTGTCGAGCCCGCCGCCGGGCAGAACGTGCCGGTGGACACCCTGATCCAGATGCGGGTGTCCCGCGGCAATCAATTCATCATGCCCGACGTGCGCGGGGGATTCTGGACCGACGTGGAGGCCAACCTGCGTAACGCATACGGCTGGACCGGGAACCTCAACCGCGCGCCCGACGTGTCCAACAGCGGTCAGCGGACCAATGCGGTGGTGACACAGAGCCCGTCGCCGGGGACCCCGGTGAACTTCGGGGACCCGATCACACTGGCGTTCGCGTCGTAGCGGCGGCGACCGCGCGGGCGACCTCGTCCTCGAGCTGACGCACGAGGTTCTCGTCCGGCGGGAATCCACAGATGCCGAGCCAGTTGGCCAGCATCCGGTGGCCGCCCTCGGTGAGGATCGATTCGGGGTGAAACTGCACGCCGTGGATCGGGAGCTCGCGGTGGCGGACGGCCATGATGACGCCGCTGTCGGTCTGCCCGAGCACCTCGAGTTCGGGAGGCACGCTGTCGGGCAGGATCGTCAGCGAGTGGTACCGGGTGGCCGTGAACGGATCCGGAAGTCCTTGCAGCACACCGGCATCGGCGTGGTGGACCACGCTGGTCTTACCGTGCAGCAGTTCGGGTGCCCGGTCGACGGTGCCGCCGAACGCGACACCGATGGCCTGATGCCCCAGGCACACGCCCAGCAGGGGAGTACCGGCCTCGGCGCACGCCCGGACCAGCGGAATCGAGGCGCCTGCACGTTCCGGCGTGCCGGGACCGGGGCTCAGCAGCACCCCGTCGAAGTCCTGTGCGGCCTTCGCGATGTCGGCCTCGCCGGCCAGCCGCGTGTCGTCGTTACGCCAGACCTGCGCGTGCACCCCGAGCTGGCCCAGGTACTGGACCAGGTTGAACACGAAACTGTCGTAATTGTCGACGACCAGAACCTGCATCGGCCCAGGTTACCGGCTCAGTAGCCGATCGGGCCCGCCGGCTGGGCATACCGCATCCGCACCGGCCCGGTGTGCCCCACGAGGTCGACCTGGGCCCGGGGTTCCTCGGTGTAGCCCAGGCCGAAGCGCACCACGTATTGCTTGTACAGCGTGACCAGTGGGGCGGCGGCGAGCGCGGCCTGCATGGCGCCGGCATCGCCGATCGCGGTGATCACATACGGCGGGCTGTAGGTGCGGCCGTTGAGCAGGAGTGTGTTGCCGACGCACCGCGGCGCCGAGCCGGGCATGATCCGCTGGTCCTGCATCTGGACACCTTCTGCACCTGCACTCCACAGCGCGTTGAGCACGGCCTGGATGTCCTGCTGATGGACCACGAGGTCGTCGGGCGAGGCGTCGCGCGGGAATCGGCCCTGGGCGTCGCGCTGAGCATCGTTGAGCGTCACCACCAGCCCGGGACCGCGCATGGGGGTGACGTCGGCTTGGGCGGCCAACGCGTCGGCGCGTTCGGTGATGGCGGCCAGCGCGGCATGTGAACCGGGCGTTCCGCCGTGATGGCTGTCGACCTGGCCTGCCAAGGCGTCGCGTTGCACGGTGAGCCGCTCGACCGACTGCTGGGCCTCACGTACCAGGTCGACGAGGCGGGGAGCGTCGCTACGACGGATCTCACCGCCCCCGGAGACGCCGTGGGTGGCGGCCAGCAGCAGACCGGCCAGCAGGCACACCACCGGCACGCCGAAGCGCCACCGAGATCGGTCCGGTCGGTCCATCGGTTTATCTCCTGGACGTGCAGCTACGTTAGTGTCGTGAAGCATCCTGCTCCATCGTCGCACCGTGTGACGCCGACTGTCCGTGAAGGTACCCATGCCCAAGTCCAAAGTCCGTAAGAAGAACGACTTCACCATCAAGCCGGTGAGCCGGACACCGGTCAAGGTCAAGGCCGGACCGTCCAGCGTTTGGTTCGTGGCCCTGTTCATCGGACTGATGTTGTTCGGTCTGATCTGGCTGCTGGTGTTCCAGCTCGCTGCCACCAATCCGATCGACACCCCGTCGTTCCTGCGTTGGATGGCCGACCTCGGTCCGTGGAACTACGCGATCGCGTTTGCTTTCATGATCACCGGTCTGTTGCTCACGATGCGCTGGCACTGAGCTGTGCCGACCTGATAATGAATTCATCTTACGATCCGAGGGTTACGGACTCAGCAACGTTGCGGCCGCCCAATCACACCGTTGTGATTCATCCCCATTGTGGATAGCACTTGTGGATAACTTCATTAGCCACGGTAAGAGGGTGTGAAGAACCCGTGCAGCAAACGCAGTGGAGCCCGCCGACGTTGGGAATCGCAGCTTGCGGCATAGCCGGACTTATGATGGCTGCAGCGGCTGTGACCGTCATCACAGATTCCCCGGGACGTGTTCTGGCCGGCATTGCCGGGGTGGGATTGCTCACGTTTGCAAGCTTCTCGTTGCGCGCACGACCAAAACTGGCAATCACCGGTGAAGGCTTGGCCATCGGTGGCTGGTTGCGCACCCGAACACTTCGCCGCAATGAGATCAGGTCGATCCGCATCACGGAGTTCCGGCGGATCGGGCGGAAGGTCCGACTGCTCGAGGTCGACACCGTCGATGACCGGCTCGTCGTCTTCACCCGGTGGGACCTGGGAACCGACCCTCTCGACGTGCTCGACGCCCTCAAAGCCGCCGGCTACTGATCTGCCCCCACACACGACGCGACGCCCCCGCGTACGAGGGCGTCGCGTCGTGTGGCGGACGTTAAAAGGTCAGGACACGGTGACCGACTCGATCACGACCGGCTCGGTCGGACGGTCGCCGCGATCGGTCGCGGTGGTGGCGATCGCATCGACCACCTTCTGCGACTCCGGATCGACAACCTCACCGAAGATGGTGTGCCTGCGGTTCAGGTGCGGCGTCTTGCCGACCGTGATGAAGAACTGGGAGCCGTTGGTGCCGGGCCCGGCGTTGGCCATGGCCAGCAGGTAGGGCTTGTCGAACTGCAGTTCCGGGTGGAACTCGTCGGCGAACTGGTAGCCCGGGCCGCCGCGGCCGGTGCCCGTCGGGTCGCCGCCCTGGATCATGAAGCCGTCGATGACGCGGTGGAAAACGGCCCCGTCGTAGAACGGACCGGACGTGCCACCCGAGGCGTTCTCGGTGCTGTAGTCCTTGGTGCCCTGCGCCAACCCGACAAAGTTGGCCACGGTCTTGGGAGCGTGGTTTCCGAACAGTGCGATCTTGATGTCACCGCGGTTGGTGTGCAGTGTCGCCGTCGCGGTCTGAATAGGACTCGTCACGGGGCATGAGTCTGCCACTACGGTCCTCGACGCCAACCGGCACCCGCCAGTTACCCACTCGAACGCCGTCGGGATGGCAGTCTGGGGAGCAGCTTTCCCACGGCGGCAGAAAGGTGCGAGATGACCGCGACGACCGATGACCGGCTGGCTCCCAACCAACGACTGGCCCGCGGCCTGAAGTACACCGCGGTGGGCCCCGTGGACATCTCCCGGGGCGTGGCGGGGTTGAGCATGCAGGCGGCCGCGGCGGCCGGTGCGAGCGCCCGCAGGCGTTACCAGGACGGCCAGTTGCGCCGCCAGCTGGCCGCTGTGGCCGAGAAGCTGGAGGCACTGCCGGACGTTCTGCCCGACCTGCTCGCCGATGTGGCGCCGGCCAAGCCCAAGCACCGCCGTCGTCCGTGGCTCATCGCCGCGGTGGCTGCCGCCGTGCTGGCCGGGGGAGCGGTGGCCTTCTCCGTCGTGCGTCGCACCAAGCGGCCCGAGCCACCCGCCACGCTGCCCCCGAGCGTCGACGTCGCGCCCAAGCCGTAGCGGCGAGGTCCATTCGCCCAATTCGACGAAACGGTCGTCAGCGTGCGGCTTTCACGACCGTTTCGTCGAATTCGCGATGGTCAGGCCCGCTCGATAACCGCCTTGATCGCCGCGAGGGTCACGGGGATACCGGACAATGCGGCGTCACTGCGCGCTGCGATCTGAGCGTCGGCGTCGACACCGTAGCGCTCCCGGAAGCCGGCAAGGCCCCGCGGCAGGAACACCCAGGACTGGGTCAGCCGGGTGCCGCCGTCCTCGGGGGCCATCGCATAACCCCAGCGCACCCAGCCGTCGTTGACCTCCCACGCGAACTCGCGTCCGGGTTCGGCCACTACCACCTGGCTGCGGGTCTGCCACTCCCGTTCCGGTGTGACGTTGCGGCCCGTGAACCAGGCGCCGACTTTCGGTCCGGAGCCTTCGTCCCACCAGCATTCCTTGCACACCGGACTCCACTCGCCGGTGCGAGTCACGTCGGAGACAACGGTGTAGACGTCTTCCGGCGAGGCCGAGACGTGGACTGAGTCAGTGAATTCCAATGGCGGCACCATCGGATTATCCGTGCCGTCGTCACCCGCGCCGCGGTTGGGGTTGGTGCAGATCGTGCCCTCGCACGGGACCACAGACCCGTCACCGTTCGGATTCGGCATCACCGCACCACCGTTGTCCGCAGGATCGTCACCCGCACCGTGATTGGGGTTCGTGCAGATGGTCCCCTCACACGGCACCACAGACCCGTCCCCGTTCGGATTCGGCATCACCGCACCACCGTTGTCCGCAGGATCGTCACCCGCACCGTGATTGGGGTTCGTGCAGATCGTGCCCTCACACGGCACCATCGAGCCGTCCCCGTTCGGATTCGGCATCACCGCACCGCGATTGCCGGCAGGATCGTCGCCCGCACCGTGATTCGGATTCGTGCAGATCGTGCCCTCACACGGCACCATCGAGCCGTCCCCGTTCGGGTTGGGCATCATCGGGACCGCCGAGCCCGGCGCGGCCGGGGCGGTGCGTTGGGTGGGGGCGGCAGGTGCGGCGGGCTTCGCGCTGGACGACGATGTCGCCGGGCTGGTGCTTGTCGGCGCCTGTTCGGTGGTCTGACTCCCGCACGCGGCCGCGCTGCACACCACAAGCGCGGCCAGGGCTGTGACAATTCTCTGGCTGTAGCTCATATGAGCCGACCCTAGCAACGTCCTCACCAATTTCTGGGAGGTTGCTGAAGACGTTCCAGCGCAAATGATTTCGCGACTGACGAATGAAAGGTTGTGTCAGCAACCGCGGTCTTCCCGTGACAATCCAGACCATCGCCGCAGGCCACACCGGCTGCGAACCGAACGAAATTGCTCGTCGTCGTTGATTGCGTCCGTGAACTGGAGCGTGAAAACCAACGTCTCCGTGACGAAAACGCGGCGCTCCGCGGCGAAGTCCTTGAACTACGGCGAAGCACTCGTCGCCGCAACACAACGTGACCGGCAGGAATTCTCGGGCCAAGAAGCCCAGACCGAATCGCGCGCGGCCGCATCGGAGCGCCTTCGCCTTCATAACGCGCACCCGGTGAGAGCGACCTTGCCGGCGCGCCCGCCTCTGTGGAGAACCCACTACGCACGTCCAGCGACGGGATCGATCTTCCTAGCGGCGCACAGCGGTCACGTCAGCCGGCACACACGATCCGCAAGATTTGAGCCAGGAGCAACCCGTACGCGCAGCGACGAGACATACACTCACTTTTCGCGCAGAACGTCGCAAAGGATGTTAGGGCCAGTTCACTTGGCAGAAGCTGCGAATCCAGAAACGCCTCGACTGTGGCCGCGGCCGCGCTTCCTGGCTGTCGACGGGACGGATGCGACGTCAGTATCGGCAGAATCACTCGACGCGCCCGACGGTTGGGGCCGGCTGCGATCAGTGGCTCGCAGTGGCTCGCTCGCTACGCAGCCAGCAGTCGGCATGGCGCCAGCGGGGGGCTTTGGTCGGTCCGAACGGGCACTACGCGATGACCTGAGCTGATCGATCCGCAGGCACATCGCGCTGAGTATTTCGCACGAACCGCCAGGCGCGCACTTGCGTAGCTGGCCAAGATGAACGGGTCACTGCCTCGGTAGTCCTTGCCCAGATCGCGTCCCCATGACCACATCTCAGTCGCTCAGCACGCCCACAGTACTGCGCATCGACGTACCCGCACTCTGGGCATCGGGTCCACAGATACGCCGCATCCATGCCTTGGTCGGTGGGCAGGAGCATCGAACCGTAGTTGCCGAAGTAGAAGCTCCCTCGAACTTCGCAGGGTCAGGAATCCCAGAAACGGCGACCAGCAGGATGTCATCATGGCGCGGGCGACTCTCATCCTCGCCGCATGGGGCCACATCGTCGAGATTCCAACCGCCCTCCGGAGGTCCGTCCGGATAGTCACCGAACTCCAGTTCTTCGAGGTCTTCGAAGGCACAGTAGGCCGCATCATCGTCGTCAGTTTCGGCACGAAGCCAGGTGTCACGGCTCGGCAGATAGAAGGTGGGCGACAGCTCATCGCGCGTCACCCAGTATGGCTTCTCGCCGGCCAGCCGCCAATCGACGTCGAGTAGATCTAGCAACAAGCCCATCGCGCCTGAACGACATTGTGAAACGCGATCTCACGGTATGTAGTAGGTACCACTGGATCTTGCCGTCTGCAGATCCTTTCCACAGGGACACATGGCAGTCCGGCGCGCCGTTTCGTACCGCCCCATGATTCGCCCGATGAACAGGTCGCTCGGTATCGACAGTGGTTGGCTCGGCAATTTTCTAAGCCCGAGACAGGAGTCGACCGGATACATCCACTGGCTGGCGGCGATGAGCGCTTGTTCGGCCAAGGTGACGTAATGAGCCCATCAGGTCCCTTCTCGTCGCGGAGCCATGGATGACGATGGTCGGTCGCGACACGGGATCCGGGCCGCAGGGGCGCGCGACTGCGGTGTCGGTCCCCTCGGCAATAATTGACGCTGACGCTCGGCAGCTATGGACGCTCCAGCGCTGGCGATGGTGGCCGCATAGCCATCAACGAAATGGGGGTATGCGAAGTGAGCTATCGGAACAAGACTTATGTGGCTTTCGCCAGTGAGGACATCCACTGCTACCGGCTGATGGAAGCGTGGCGGGACAACAAGCACATCGACTTCAACTTCTTCGACGCCCACGACCTCTACCAGGCGCGGGACACCAGCCAGCCCGAAACGATCAAGCGCAACCTGCGTGAACGGATGAAGAACGCCAAGCAGATCGTGTTGTTGGGAAGCGCCACCGGCCGGCGCAAGGGAAGTGACGGCAAGTCATTTCTTGCGCATGAAGTGAAGGTGGCGATCGAGTTCGACCTGCCGATCGTGGTTGCGAACCTGGACGGCAAACGAACGGTCGACCGTACAGTGATCCCCGAGCCGCTCATTGACGATGACTACTACACGCTTTCGGTGTCGTTTCAGCCGACAATCATCAAGTTTGCCCTAGACAACTATGCGCCAGCGTTTGCCACCAGGGGCAATACCGGTCCCCACTACTACAAGTCGGACATCTACCAGAGCCTCGGCCTGTGAGCAAAGCGCTGCGGGACGACCTGCTCAATCGGAGATTTATATTCCGCTGCGCAACAACGCTTTTCGCCTGGATTGGCGTTGTTTCTGCCGCCGGCCAAGTCCTGGACTGGGCGTTTCATTTCTCCAAACACGGTTGGTGGTCACCAGTCGTCATCACCATCGCAGGCCTGGGACTGCCGGTGGCGATTTGGTATGCCTGGCCGCGCCCGATCGAGGAAACCTACGACACACCCGCCACGCGCATCCGTGTCGTCAAAGGCGACATCCTGGATTTCGGAACCGAGCACATCGTCATTCCCACCTGCGACACATTCGATACCCTCCCTCCGAACATCATCGCGCCCACCAGCCTGCAGGCTCAAGCTCTCTCGCGCATTTATGACCACGATGTCGCCAGACTTGATGCGGATCTTGATGCCGCGCTGGCAGCTACGGTTCCCGTCGGTACCATCACGAAAGTCGGCAAGACGTCCCGTTACGAGCTGGGTACCGTCGCCACGATCAGCCACCCCAATCGGAAACTGTACTTTCTCGCCATCACCACCATGGATGCCAACAACAACGTGCAAGGGACGCCCGACGGTCTGTGGATAAGCCTGAACCGTCTGTGGGAAGAGATCGGGCGTTCCTCGAATGGTCGAACTGTGTGCATGCCCGTTATCGGCGGCGGTATGTCGCGCATGTCTAGCATCGTTCCCACACAGGATTCGCTGCGCTTCACCGTCTTGTCGTTCATGTTCGCGTCAAGGCGGCAGCGAGTGTGCGAGGAGTTGCGTATCGTTGTTCGGCCAGCAGACTACGAGAAGTTGGATCGGCTTGAGCTGCAAGCCTTCTTGACTTCACTGAAGCCGTCATGAGTGACCAAACAGCAATCGAGGTGCCCGACAGACCCCGGTGCGCGTTCTGCGACTATCTCTCGGGTCGGCGAGCGTTCACGATTGCCGCCCGCACCGATCAGATCGCCGTACTGGTAACCCGAGAACAGCGGGGGTTGCCGCACCTGCTCGTTGTTCCGATTACTCACCGCGAGACGATTCTGGACCTGACTGACGCGGAGCTCACCGCGCTAGCCCTCGGTGTTCGATCCGCGGCCGAGGCG
It encodes the following:
- a CDS encoding aminodeoxychorismate/anthranilate synthase component II, producing MQVLVVDNYDSFVFNLVQYLGQLGVHAQVWRNDDTRLAGEADIAKAAQDFDGVLLSPGPGTPERAGASIPLVRACAEAGTPLLGVCLGHQAIGVAFGGTVDRAPELLHGKTSVVHHADAGVLQGLPDPFTATRYHSLTILPDSVPPELEVLGQTDSGVIMAVRHRELPIHGVQFHPESILTEGGHRMLANWLGICGFPPDENLVRQLEDEVARAVAAATTRTPV
- a CDS encoding peptidylprolyl isomerase codes for the protein MADSCPVTSPIQTATATLHTNRGDIKIALFGNHAPKTVANFVGLAQGTKDYSTENASGGTSGPFYDGAVFHRVIDGFMIQGGDPTGTGRGGPGYQFADEFHPELQFDKPYLLAMANAGPGTNGSQFFITVGKTPHLNRRHTIFGEVVDPESQKVVDAIATTATDRGDRPTEPVVIESVTVS
- a CDS encoding TIR domain-containing protein, producing the protein MTLTLGSYGRSSAGDGGRIAINEMGVCEVSYRNKTYVAFASEDIHCYRLMEAWRDNKHIDFNFFDAHDLYQARDTSQPETIKRNLRERMKNAKQIVLLGSATGRRKGSDGKSFLAHEVKVAIEFDLPIVVANLDGKRTVDRTVIPEPLIDDDYYTLSVSFQPTIIKFALDNYAPAFATRGNTGPHYYKSDIYQSLGL
- a CDS encoding SRPBCC family protein; translated protein: MVPPLEFTDSVHVSASPEDVYTVVSDVTRTGEWSPVCKECWWDEGSGPKVGAWFTGRNVTPEREWQTRSQVVVAEPGREFAWEVNDGWVRWGYAMAPEDGGTRLTQSWVFLPRGLAGFRERYGVDADAQIAARSDAALSGIPVTLAAIKAVIERA
- the cwsA gene encoding cell wall synthesis protein CwsA, with translation MTATTDDRLAPNQRLARGLKYTAVGPVDISRGVAGLSMQAAAAAGASARRRYQDGQLRRQLAAVAEKLEALPDVLPDLLADVAPAKPKHRRRPWLIAAVAAAVLAGGAVAFSVVRRTKRPEPPATLPPSVDVAPKP
- a CDS encoding macro domain-containing protein yields the protein MSKALRDDLLNRRFIFRCATTLFAWIGVVSAAGQVLDWAFHFSKHGWWSPVVITIAGLGLPVAIWYAWPRPIEETYDTPATRIRVVKGDILDFGTEHIVIPTCDTFDTLPPNIIAPTSLQAQALSRIYDHDVARLDADLDAALAATVPVGTITKVGKTSRYELGTVATISHPNRKLYFLAITTMDANNNVQGTPDGLWISLNRLWEEIGRSSNGRTVCMPVIGGGMSRMSSIVPTQDSLRFTVLSFMFASRRQRVCEELRIVVRPADYEKLDRLELQAFLTSLKPS
- a CDS encoding DUF881 domain-containing protein yields the protein MDRPDRSRWRFGVPVVCLLAGLLLAATHGVSGGGEIRRSDAPRLVDLVREAQQSVERLTVQRDALAGQVDSHHGGTPGSHAALAAITERADALAAQADVTPMRGPGLVVTLNDAQRDAQGRFPRDASPDDLVVHQQDIQAVLNALWSAGAEGVQMQDQRIMPGSAPRCVGNTLLLNGRTYSPPYVITAIGDAGAMQAALAAAPLVTLYKQYVVRFGLGYTEEPRAQVDLVGHTGPVRMRYAQPAGPIGY
- a CDS encoding PH domain-containing protein codes for the protein MQQTQWSPPTLGIAACGIAGLMMAAAAVTVITDSPGRVLAGIAGVGLLTFASFSLRARPKLAITGEGLAIGGWLRTRTLRRNEIRSIRITEFRRIGRKVRLLEVDTVDDRLVVFTRWDLGTDPLDVLDALKAAGY
- the crgA gene encoding cell division protein CrgA, whose amino-acid sequence is MPKSKVRKKNDFTIKPVSRTPVKVKAGPSSVWFVALFIGLMLFGLIWLLVFQLAATNPIDTPSFLRWMADLGPWNYAIAFAFMITGLLLTMRWH